The following proteins come from a genomic window of Lycium ferocissimum isolate CSIRO_LF1 chromosome 4, AGI_CSIRO_Lferr_CH_V1, whole genome shotgun sequence:
- the LOC132053311 gene encoding zinc finger BED domain-containing protein RICESLEEPER 2-like isoform X2 has protein sequence MEIEEEGVIVNSSRLKSVVWNDFDRVKKGDTFVAICRHCKRKLSGSSTSGTSHLRNHLIRCRRRSNHDISQLLTRGKKKEGPLAISNFSYDQEQRNGEAVSIVRTRFEQGHNHGIVNFDNRRSRLDLARMIILHGYPLSMVEHIGFRIFVRNLQPLFDIATFDGVEADCREIYLMERQKVYEELDKLPGKISLSADTWTSNGDAEYLCLTAHYIDDSWHLKKKILNFLTTDPSQTEDMLSEVIMTSLRNWDIDRKLFSVTFDNYSTYDKIVSRIREQLCQHRFLYCDGQLFDTRCAANVVKLMVQDTLETASQIIHKVRESIRFVRSSQATQEKFDEMAQIAGIASQKCLNLDNSFYWNSTYIMIETTLEYKDAFPLLQESDSRYAMCPTGTEWDRISAIASFLKLFVEVSNVFAGSRYPTANEYFHEICDIHLQLIEWCQHSDDFVNSLALKLKSRFDEYWKKCSLALAIAAILDPRFKMQLVQYYYPQIYGDSAPDCIDIVSDCMKALYNGHAIYSPLAPNGRAEASSANNDRLTGFDKYIYESSLSNNIKSDLDTYLEEKLFPRKDNFNILNWWKVHTPRYPILSMMARNILGMPMSKASLEYVFNTGNKALEPYRSSLRSDTLQALMCAQDWMRDEFEDTKASSSTVTLALCYDAK, from the exons ATGGAGATAGAGGAGGAAGGAGTCATAGTAAATTCCAGTAGGCTAAAATCTGTTGTGTGGAATGACTTTGATAGAGTAAAAAAAGGTGATACTTTTGTGGCTATCTGTAGGCACTGTAAAAGGAAACTTAGCGGGTCTAGTACCAGTGGTACTTCACATTTGAGAAATCATTTGATCAGATGTCGTAGAAGATCAAACCATGACATAAGTCAGTTGCTTACACggggaaagaaaaaggagggaCCCCTTGCCATCTCAAATTTTAGTTATGATCAAGAACAGAGAAATGGTGAAGCAGTCAGCATTGTGAGGACTAGGTTTGAACAAGGACACAACCATGGGATTGTTAACTTTGATAATAGGCGAAGCCGGCTTGATCTTGCTCGCATGATCATATTACATGGCTATCCTTTGTCTATGGTTGAACATATTGGTTTCCGTATATTTGTCAGAAATCTTCAACCCTTGTTTGACATTGCAACATTTGATGGAGTTGAAGCAGACTGTCGGGAAATATATTTGATGGAGAGACAGAAAGTATATGAAGAGTTGGACAAATTGCCTGGGAAAATCAGCCTTAGTGCTGATACATGGACTTCTAATGGTGATGCTGAATACTTGTGTTTGACGGCACATTACATAGATGATTCTTGGCATCTTAAAAAGAAGATTCTGAATTTTTTAACAACTGATCCTTCCCAAACAGAAGATATGCTGTCAGAAGTTATCATGACTAGTTTAAGAAATTGGGATATTGACCGGAAATTGTTTTCCGTGACATTTGATAACTACTCAACATATGACAAAATTGTAAGTAGAATCAGAGAGCAGCTTTGTCAGCACAGGTTTCTTTATTGTGACGGTCAATTATTTGATACACGCTGTGCAGCTAATGTTGTTAAGTTGATGGTCCAAGATACCTTAGAAACAGCAAGTCAGATAATCCACAAGGTACGGGAGAGTATTCGATTTGTTCGAAGTTCACAGGCAACACAAGAGAAGTTCGATGAGATGGCTCAAATTGCTGGGATTGCTTCCCAGAAGTGCTTGAATCTTGATAATTCATTTTATTGGAACTCAACTTATATCATGATTGAAACTACTTTGGAGTACAAAGACGCATTTCCCCTTTTGCAAGAAAGTGATTCTCGGTATGCAATGTGTCCAACTGGGACAGAGTGGGATAGGATAAGTGCCATTGCTAGCTTCCTAAAGCTCTTTGTTGAAGTTTCCAATGTTTTTGCAGGAAGCAGGTATCCTACTGCAAATGAATACTTCCATGAGATCTGTGATATTCATTTGCAGTTGATTGAATGGTGTCAACACTCGGATGATTTTGTTAATTCTTTGGCTCTAAAGTTGAAAAGCAGATTTGATGAGTACTGGAAAAAATGTAGCTTGGCTTTGGCGATTGCGGCTATCTTAGACCCACGATTTAAGATGCAACTGGTTCAATATTATTATCCACAAATATATGGTGATAGTGCTCCAGACTGCATTGATATTGTCTCAGATTGTATGAAGGCTCTGTATAATGGCCATGCTATTTACTCACCGTTAGCTCCTAATGGTCGAGCTGAAGCTTCTAGTGCTAATAATGATCGGCTGACAGGCTTTGACAAATATATCTATGAGAGCTCACTGAGCAACAACATTAAATCAGATTTGGACACGTATTTGGAGGAAAAATTGTTCCCTAGAAAAGACAATTTTAACATATTAAACTGGTGGAAGGTTCACACCCCAAGGTATCCTATTCTGTCCATGATGGCACGCAATATTCTAGGAATGCCGATGTCAAAAGCTTCACTAGAGTATGTTTTCAACACTGGGAATAAGGCTCTTGAACCGTATCGCAGTTCGCTAAGATCAGATACCTTGCAAGCTTTGATGTGTGCCCAGGACTGGATGCGCGATGAATTTGAAG ATACAAAGGCTTCATCAAGCACCGTCACTCTGGCCCTGTGTTATGATGCAAAATAA
- the LOC132053311 gene encoding zinc finger BED domain-containing protein RICESLEEPER 2-like isoform X1, with amino-acid sequence MQYSPAPDGIAAVLEAMEIEEEGVIVNSSRLKSVVWNDFDRVKKGDTFVAICRHCKRKLSGSSTSGTSHLRNHLIRCRRRSNHDISQLLTRGKKKEGPLAISNFSYDQEQRNGEAVSIVRTRFEQGHNHGIVNFDNRRSRLDLARMIILHGYPLSMVEHIGFRIFVRNLQPLFDIATFDGVEADCREIYLMERQKVYEELDKLPGKISLSADTWTSNGDAEYLCLTAHYIDDSWHLKKKILNFLTTDPSQTEDMLSEVIMTSLRNWDIDRKLFSVTFDNYSTYDKIVSRIREQLCQHRFLYCDGQLFDTRCAANVVKLMVQDTLETASQIIHKVRESIRFVRSSQATQEKFDEMAQIAGIASQKCLNLDNSFYWNSTYIMIETTLEYKDAFPLLQESDSRYAMCPTGTEWDRISAIASFLKLFVEVSNVFAGSRYPTANEYFHEICDIHLQLIEWCQHSDDFVNSLALKLKSRFDEYWKKCSLALAIAAILDPRFKMQLVQYYYPQIYGDSAPDCIDIVSDCMKALYNGHAIYSPLAPNGRAEASSANNDRLTGFDKYIYESSLSNNIKSDLDTYLEEKLFPRKDNFNILNWWKVHTPRYPILSMMARNILGMPMSKASLEYVFNTGNKALEPYRSSLRSDTLQALMCAQDWMRDEFEDTKASSSTVTLALCYDAK; translated from the exons ATGCAATATAGCCCTGCCCCTGATG GTATTGCTGCAGTACTGGAAGCAATGGAGATAGAGGAGGAAGGAGTCATAGTAAATTCCAGTAGGCTAAAATCTGTTGTGTGGAATGACTTTGATAGAGTAAAAAAAGGTGATACTTTTGTGGCTATCTGTAGGCACTGTAAAAGGAAACTTAGCGGGTCTAGTACCAGTGGTACTTCACATTTGAGAAATCATTTGATCAGATGTCGTAGAAGATCAAACCATGACATAAGTCAGTTGCTTACACggggaaagaaaaaggagggaCCCCTTGCCATCTCAAATTTTAGTTATGATCAAGAACAGAGAAATGGTGAAGCAGTCAGCATTGTGAGGACTAGGTTTGAACAAGGACACAACCATGGGATTGTTAACTTTGATAATAGGCGAAGCCGGCTTGATCTTGCTCGCATGATCATATTACATGGCTATCCTTTGTCTATGGTTGAACATATTGGTTTCCGTATATTTGTCAGAAATCTTCAACCCTTGTTTGACATTGCAACATTTGATGGAGTTGAAGCAGACTGTCGGGAAATATATTTGATGGAGAGACAGAAAGTATATGAAGAGTTGGACAAATTGCCTGGGAAAATCAGCCTTAGTGCTGATACATGGACTTCTAATGGTGATGCTGAATACTTGTGTTTGACGGCACATTACATAGATGATTCTTGGCATCTTAAAAAGAAGATTCTGAATTTTTTAACAACTGATCCTTCCCAAACAGAAGATATGCTGTCAGAAGTTATCATGACTAGTTTAAGAAATTGGGATATTGACCGGAAATTGTTTTCCGTGACATTTGATAACTACTCAACATATGACAAAATTGTAAGTAGAATCAGAGAGCAGCTTTGTCAGCACAGGTTTCTTTATTGTGACGGTCAATTATTTGATACACGCTGTGCAGCTAATGTTGTTAAGTTGATGGTCCAAGATACCTTAGAAACAGCAAGTCAGATAATCCACAAGGTACGGGAGAGTATTCGATTTGTTCGAAGTTCACAGGCAACACAAGAGAAGTTCGATGAGATGGCTCAAATTGCTGGGATTGCTTCCCAGAAGTGCTTGAATCTTGATAATTCATTTTATTGGAACTCAACTTATATCATGATTGAAACTACTTTGGAGTACAAAGACGCATTTCCCCTTTTGCAAGAAAGTGATTCTCGGTATGCAATGTGTCCAACTGGGACAGAGTGGGATAGGATAAGTGCCATTGCTAGCTTCCTAAAGCTCTTTGTTGAAGTTTCCAATGTTTTTGCAGGAAGCAGGTATCCTACTGCAAATGAATACTTCCATGAGATCTGTGATATTCATTTGCAGTTGATTGAATGGTGTCAACACTCGGATGATTTTGTTAATTCTTTGGCTCTAAAGTTGAAAAGCAGATTTGATGAGTACTGGAAAAAATGTAGCTTGGCTTTGGCGATTGCGGCTATCTTAGACCCACGATTTAAGATGCAACTGGTTCAATATTATTATCCACAAATATATGGTGATAGTGCTCCAGACTGCATTGATATTGTCTCAGATTGTATGAAGGCTCTGTATAATGGCCATGCTATTTACTCACCGTTAGCTCCTAATGGTCGAGCTGAAGCTTCTAGTGCTAATAATGATCGGCTGACAGGCTTTGACAAATATATCTATGAGAGCTCACTGAGCAACAACATTAAATCAGATTTGGACACGTATTTGGAGGAAAAATTGTTCCCTAGAAAAGACAATTTTAACATATTAAACTGGTGGAAGGTTCACACCCCAAGGTATCCTATTCTGTCCATGATGGCACGCAATATTCTAGGAATGCCGATGTCAAAAGCTTCACTAGAGTATGTTTTCAACACTGGGAATAAGGCTCTTGAACCGTATCGCAGTTCGCTAAGATCAGATACCTTGCAAGCTTTGATGTGTGCCCAGGACTGGATGCGCGATGAATTTGAAG ATACAAAGGCTTCATCAAGCACCGTCACTCTGGCCCTGTGTTATGATGCAAAATAA
- the LOC132053313 gene encoding HVA22-like protein f, whose protein sequence is MGAGAAGTIAKSLNGLIGPGVMLLYPLYSSMRAIESPSPLDDQQWLTYWVLYSFITLFELSCWKVLQWLPFWPYMKLVCCMWLVLPIFNGAAYIHENIIRKHVKVGSPVSSNYPQNQRKALQMMSLDARKAVERYIEKYGPDAFDKVVKAAEREAKKH, encoded by the exons ATGGGTGCTGGTGCTGCTGGAACCATTGCTAAAAGTTTGAATGGATTAATCGG CCCTGGAGTGATGCTTCTTTATCCTCT GTATTCTTCTATGAGAGCAATTGAGAGCCCTTCACCATTAGATGATCAACAATGGCTGACCTATTGGGTTCTCTACTCATTCATTACTCTATTTGAGTTATCTTGCTGGAAAGTCCTCCAATG GCTTCCATTCTGGCCATACATGAAGCTAGTATGCTGTATGTGGTTGGTGCTACCAATTTTCAATGGAGCAGCTTATATACATGAGAATATTATAAGGAAACACGTTAAAGTTGGGAGCCCTGTAAGTTCAAATTATCCCCAAAATCAGAGGAAGGCACTCCAAATGATGAGCCTTGATGCAAGGAAAGCTGTTGAAAGATACATAGAGAAGTATGGACCAGATGCCTTTGATAAGGTGGTCAAAGCG GCGGAAAGAGAAGCAAAGAAACACTGA